In Felis catus isolate Fca126 chromosome B1, F.catus_Fca126_mat1.0, whole genome shotgun sequence, the sequence AAATTGGAGGTTGGACATCATGATCTCTAACCGTCTGTGGTCCTACAGTTTTTTCACTCGGGCATTATGAAATACTGTGATTCATGGCCACATCCTGAACCAGAGCGCAAAGGTGGCAAAGCGACAAGGAAAGCTGAGAGTGAAAAGTGCAGTCTATGATAACACTGCAAAGACCTTTCTCTGGATACTAAAACACAGACCTCTctttctcagtgtgtgtgtgtgtgtgtgtgtgtgtgtgtgtgtgcgcgcgcgcgtgcttGCAATTACAGGAAAGAACAGCAGAACACTACCAGCAGCTGCTGCTGTAGATTCTTCTAAATTTTGTATGAAAAGGCAATCCCTAGAATCGCTAAAACAATtgtgaaaaagaagagtaaagtgGCAAGAATCACTCTACCTGATATTAGGTCTTACTGTAAAGCCACAGTCACTAAGGCTGTGTGGTATTGCCAGAGGCACAGGCACGTAccccagtggaacagaatagagaacccccGCAAACACACCCAGCTGCCTTTGGGCCAAGATACAAGAGCAATCCCGTGGAGGGAGGAACTTTTCCACAAAAGGTGCTGAAGCAAGTGGATTTCTGTGACGAGAAGAATGAGCCTGCACCCAAGCCTctcaccttatacaaaaattaacttaaaatgaatcatatatttaaatttaaaatgtgaaactataaaacttttagaagaaaatatgggggAAGTCTTTGGGATTTAGGGCTAGGCAGAGAATTCTCAGACTTGACATAAAAGCATCCCATAACtgataaaaagtttttttttttttttgctctgagaAAGTCCATGTGAAAAGGATGCAAAGGGAAGCTATTgatgaagagaaaatatgttcaaGCTACACATCTGACAAAGGGCTTATATctggaatatacaaagaattctcaaCACTCAAcagttaagaaacaaacaaacaaaagtctctgaacaacccaattagaaaaagggcaaaagatatgaatggACATTTCACCATAGAAGGTACATAGATGGGAACAGAGCCATCTATGAAAGGGCGTCCACCTTAATTAGCCATTAGGGCAGTGCGGACTAAAAGCACAATGAGTTAGCACTATACgactctcagaatggctaaaataaaaaattgtgatGCCCCCATAAGatgatgaggatgtggaagaattgtgtacattgctggtgggattgcaaaatggtacagccactctggagaaccgtttgtcagtttcttacaaGGCGAAACATGGTGCTACCATATCACCCTGCAATTTCACACTCTTGGGCCATCaccccagataaacaaaaacttataTTCACGTAAAAAATATGCACATGAATGTTCCTAACAGGTTTATTTGGAATCGCCCTAAACCAGAAGCAACTCAGTGCTCTTCAATATATTAATTGTTCAGCAAACTGGAATGTCTATACCATggaatactcagcaataaaaagtaacaaattgATACATGGAACAAGTTGGGATGGATCTTGTGGGAAGTATGTAGAGTGGAAGCCAATCCCCAGAGgttacataccatatgattccatttttataacattctcaaaagtacaaaattataaatgatggACGccagatttgtggttgccagaggtcaAGGCCCcagtgggatgggggtgggggaggagatggggagcagagggagcaaGGCGGTGTGCCTATAAAAGGACGACATAAGAGGCCTTTGTGATGGAAGACATGTTCTACGTCTTGACCACATCAGTGTCGGCATCCTGATTGTGACGTTGTATTATACTTATAccagatgttaccattgggggaaTTTTGGTAAACAGTACCCTGGCTCTCATTAGTTCTAAAaattgcatgtgaatctacaatgatctcaaaataacaaatttaatttttttaaaaaagaaactttagtgCTTTCTGTCTGGGCTTAGTTTGATGCAAGTAAATGTAGCAAAAACGTATGCCATTTAGGAGAAGAAAAGGCTGACATCACCATGGGAGGGACTTGGTGACAAcgttctgtctttttctttctagatcCCCCAGAGCACTTGGCCCCAACTACAGCCTTGCCCACAGAAGTGCTCAgtaattttgggggtgcctgggtgactcggttaagtgtccaacttcagatcaggtcatgatctcatggtcagtgagttcgagccctgtgtcactctgtgctgatagctcagagcctggagcctgcttcggattctgtgctccgtctctctctgcccctcccctgctcatgctctgtctctctctgtctctcaaaaatgaataagtgttaaaaaaaattttttttaaagaaaaaataaagaagcgcTCAGTAATTTTGTGTATTGTTGTTAGTATGGAGTAGAAGTTGCCTTGTCAGGaagtttaatttttgtatgtaaatGTGAGACACATACCTACAAGAAAAGGCAACTCCAATGAGGTTCTTGTGAACAAGCcagtgatttttgtgtgtgtgaaggagGATAATAATTATCTCTGATAGCATAACCAAAACATAACCAAGCCCTTTTGCAGAATATGGGGTTAAATTGTTGTGTTTTGCTCCCATAGAAATTTTGTTTGTcagcttgcttttgttttcttttacaggaTATCCTTGAACTACATTCACTAGCATAGGAAGCAGGAGGCTTATAACTTCTGCTCTCTCAGGAAAAGTTTCTCACCCTTTATTTCTGGGCCACAGGGCTCTTAGGAAGTGCCCCAGGAGTCCAGGGAGGGGAAATGGGCATGGTTCCCTGCTTCTGGTGATTTCCACCTTGGGCAGCTCCTTTTCCATCTATTTTGTAAATTGCATTCCCATAATATGTGGCTTAAGAACAGATTTCAATGCTTCGTTATACATTTGAAAAGCGCCAGGGCTCCTGACTGAGGTGGCTGTTCCTGAGGGTTGAGTCTCTCCGCATTCCCTGTCTGGGGAGATAGCAGGGACACCGAGCAAAGGAGTGAGGGATgctgggagggggagaagaaccAACGCCTTGTGTCAAATGCCTTCCTTTCTTGATCTGGCTACTGCAGGCAGTGGAATTCATTCAGTGCTGCCCTCAGTCCTGGCCAGAACCAAGAACGCCTCTCCTGAAGCTTTGGGGCAGAAACTCCCCTTGTGAGAGCAGAGAAATGAACTGGTGCGAAAGGCATTTTtggacagaaaatattttttctttgatttttcttttcagactgtgtgtgtgtgtgtgtgtgtataataattATGCATGAGTAATATAAAGCATGAGGATTCAAGGTGGGGAGGTGATTGATCAGCTGATGGAAAAGCTACTGGAGAATTCAAATGAACAAATGCTTTGTCACATGAGCAAATGTGCAAAACAGTGTGCacaaagaatttacaaaaatatttgggggggggtgtttcaGTGTTTCGATCATGGATTAATGGCAAATGATTAACAATACAATACTTTTTTAATAACATGGTATGATAGTAGGATGAGTGAAATGTCACCTAGCTAGCTCCACCTTCAAATGGGACCAAGGTGTCTCCCAAAGGGCAATTAACTAGGTGGCCCTGGAGGTGGCCCCGGTGGAAGAAGtaagtcatttctctttctcatcaaCTGTAACAGCACAGGTTGTGATGTGTGGTGTCCCTACTTTCTCTGAAAGAGGGGTGAACCCTGGAAagcctcaccaccccccccactaGTTCCCTTTGGGTATACTGGGGCTTCGTAGAAACCTTTCCAAGTCCCCACAGCACTAACATGAGGGTTTTCTCAGCGGACCTTCCTTCAGTTCTGGCTAAAAGTCAACACCAGCAGGAGGAGGTGacagatttaaaagaaagatcATGTGGGCCAGCAGGATGGGAGGCCCAGGATGCTTTGGAGATGAATTTCCACCTCCTTCATTTCTGTGCTTCTTAAGGCCTCTTGAACTTTATGGGCCAGAGAAAGATGAGCTGAGACCATGTCGTTGGCAAAATTCCCAGGAGCACTTCCGTGTTACTTTCTGGGGACCAGGGCTTGCATGACTGCTAGATtcagcctctgtctctgtcacgGTAAACAAGTTTCTCAGGGAGTCTGTCATGCCCTATTTGGTGGGGAcgatggggaggggagagagaggtagtAAGACATAAATCCAAACTGTGAATAACCCCTTTCCTCTTTGGATTGACTGGAGTTTCCAGAGGGCTTTTGGCCCTCAGCACTACAATTAGGAAACAGAAAACCCAACCAACAAAAACACATCTAAACCACAGACAAAATCACCACTCTGTTGTAacccatccaaaaaaaaaaaaaaacaaaaaacaaaaaacaaaaaacaaaaaaaaaaaccagccagaACTGATTTGAGCCCACAGCTGGGTTTTCTGAGCTCCCCAAAGGTCTGAGAAGATCCCCAGGCCCAGGCCAGGTGAGCACTGTCAGGGCTCACTCCAGGGTTTGCCGGGGCTTGCTCCCCACGCACACTGAGTGCTCCATGATAATTCATAGCAcctctgctccttttttttttttttaatgtttatttattttttgagagagaaagagtgtgagcaggggaggggcagagagagagggagacacagaatctgaagcaggctccaggctccgagctatcagcaaagagcccaacgcggggctcgaactcacaagctgtgagatcgtgatctgagccgaagtcagacacttaactgactgagccacccaggtgccccacctctgctccttcTTAAAAACATTCCCATTTGGGCCATAAACTATATGGTCTCTAAGTGAACACATGGAGAAGTGGACTCTAGGCCTCAGCCCTGGGTCTGTGTGTCCACTCTGAAGCCTCACTCTCCCTCGGAGGCTCTTCTATCAGGGCCAGCAAACTACAGCCAGCAGTTCGAGTCTAGCCCTTGGCCTGATTCCGTATTACTGTACAGGCCCACAGCTCAGAATGGCTCTTACATTTGTaaagttttgttctttgtttttgttttggaagaatATGTGATAGAGGCTGCATGCAGCCCAAAATGCCTAAAATCGTCACTCCCTGGCCAATTCCAGAAAAAGGTGGCCAGCCCCTGCTCTAACCTTCTTGTCTTGCAGTTGGCGGTGAAGGGCCAGGATCCTGGATCATTGTTAATGTTTTCGACCCCAAGGAAAATGACCGTCATGCCTCCTCATCTTACTGCTGGCCAAGTTCGAGTCCAGCGGAGGGCCTGATGCTACGGAGACACATCGGTAAGTTTGGGAATGACGCCAACTGAACATGTCACCTACCAGAGAATCCCATGTGGACATAGACCGCCATGgagattccctgtctctctcctcgtCAAGGCTCCTAATGgcgaagggaggggaaggagggttaGAGCCTTGCTGTGCTACCACATGGCTTCCACTCCGGTGGAAGTCAGTGCTGAGGCCGCCAGTCCTGCCCGTCAGCGACAGCGCCTCCATAGCCACAGGCCCCTTTGGTGGTTTCTTGCCACCGATCACACCCACTTGGGCCCTTGGATACCCAAATCACGTGCTGTTTGCATTTATGCTTGCTTGTGGCCTGTGGGCCTCGTGGGTGCTGAGGAAGCCTTTGGGAGGGACGTGCCATTTGCATCTAAAGACGTGTTCTCTCCTCCCCAGTTTTCTGCATCTCTCCAATCTGAGGGACTTCTTTTCAGAATGACCTCTAGTCTCAGTTCTGTGAGAGTGACTCTAGTGTTACGGGGAGAATTcttggaaaaagaataaaggaccCATGTGGTCATCCATGGCGTTACCACTGACTGGGTATGTGACTTTAGGAAACACACCCAGGGCCTTCATACCTTTTACCCATGAAAACGAGCTGGTGTCTCTTCAGCTTGAACACGGGTGTTATGAAGTCCAAGCTGTTGTCTGGAATGCTATTCGTTCCTGTGATTCTTATGAAGAATGTAGGCAGCATACATGGTATTTCTCACAAGTTTATATTTAGGAGCATTTTTCAAAAGAACGTGTTGGCTGGCTCCTAAGTACTCAGTATCGTTATCCTTAACCTTATCCCTGCTGGAAACACTCAGAGCCCCTTCAGGAGAGCACATGACAGGGGGACGGCAGAGTCAAGGCCAGAGCCCAGGCTTCTCGAATCCTAATCCCACACAGCATAACCCACGGCTTTTCTTGGCTATGAGAGGATTCACCTTGAACATGAATGTCTCTTACAGGGTTTGGGTAGAAGCAGCATCTAGCACCGCCTTGCACATGATAGATAAGCAGTAAATGTTCAGAGTAATTCAGGACTGGGTGTTTGCTATTCTGGGGACACTGCCCTAGAAGagtgttttgttctgttgttgttaATTTCCTCCAGCCATCTCGGAGCTGTCTGTCTCCTAAGTTAGACTTCTTTAAGGATTATGCAAACCATACTGAATCTCAAATAGACATTCATAGAAACCACTGTTActttcctccccctgcccatTTCTGCGAAGGCCAATTGTGGGCAGTGCCTGGCAGTCTTGAGGAAGGCAGTTATGTGTGTAGGTCCTTTTTTGCGTTTATTTACTAGGTGCTGAGGTTTAACAGGCTCTACCTCCCCACTGCAGAACCCCACTGCCTTCTGCAGTGCGGCACAGCCCGAGTTACAGGAAACATCTGGCAACAatttgcctctccctctgtcccatcttctgaactttgaaataaaatgtccctagaaatctttttttttttttaatgttttatcatttatatttgagagagagacagaatgcgagcagggaggggcagagagagagatgcacacacccagaatccaaagcagctccaggctctaagccgtcagcacagagcccgacgtggggcttgaactcacaagctgtgagatcatgacctgagctgaagtcagatgcttaaccaactgagccacccaggcaccccaaaacgtCCCTGGAAATCTTACTTAGGGCGAATGTCTGACACCCAAAGGAGAAGAGGTCCCACCAGGAGCTGGTCCGTTTTGCTGGTTATAGTTTGAGTAAGTAGTTACAAGCTACCATGGGCATTTACAGTTTTTCTACCTTTAGAAACAGTAaaccaaaggggcgcctggatggctcagttggttaagcatccaacttcggctgaggtcatgatctcgtagtttgtgagttcgagccccacattgggctctctgctgtctgtgcagagcccgcttcagatcctgtgtctccctctctctctgcccctgccctgtgtgctctctctctcaaaacaaaacaaacaaaaaaaccccacacattaaaaaaaaaaaccagtaaaaccAAAAATATGCTTCAAGAGCAAATGAGAGGGTAGGAGACATGCCCTCAGATCAGTAAAAATGGGTTCCGAACAACACTGGCCCTGTGCTTCTTCCCTAGCACTTATTTCTGTCACTATGACCAGCTTTCACTGCTGTGACAACTTCAAAAGCAATTACCACCCTTACCACCCTTCCTGTGTGTCTCACAACTTTTCAACTCAGCCACTGATTGCAGTCCATCCCTCTGGAAACCTATATTCTGTATGTCGAAacatacagattgaaaataattctccccaggggtgcctggctggctcagttggtagagcgtgcgactctcgctcttggggttgtgagttcaagacccacgttgggcatagaacttgaaaggaaggaaggaaggaaggaaggaaggaaggaaggaaggaaggaagaaaggaagaaaggaagaaagaaagaaaagaaaatcataaaaaaaattctcagcctCTAACTGACTCCCAGAATAGAGTCAGTTTTAAAATAGAacagtttcagttttgttttttctacctTTATTATATTTTCGCATTTGAGATACAGACAACCTACTCTCTTACACCACACAAAAGACACCCATTCTTGTGATTTTAAAGTGCATCCCCCCTTTAACTTtgtgtacaaaaatatttatttttttaaaacatgcagaCGTTTCACGACAAGGCACTTTTAGGCATCGGATGAAGACAAGCCTTCCGTTTTACATTCACACTGAAGTAAAAGTGAGCCACAGTCATCGCAGCTGCCCTCCTGGGGGTCCTCACGGGTCCAGAGGTCTCTGGGATCAGATCACCCAAACTGCAAAAACATTCACGGCTTTACAACTTGGGCCGACGAGCTTGACGACCATGGCAAGGCAAAGGCGCGTGTAACCACAGCCGAACTTCCCGGTCAGGAAGTGCACAGAACCTGCCAGAAGGTCTCCCAGGACCCTGTAAGGTCCCATTATGCTCATGACTTTTTACTCCCAGTATCAGTGATGGGCGCCTCCCAGAGCAGAGGGCCACACATCCAGGGGAGGAATTTTACAGGAGGAAACAGGTGGACGACACTCAAGGTTTTTGTTCACTTCACAGAGAGGGAAGAGCCCAGAAAACAgggcacttttaaaaaatgagctgaCACTTTTTTGGTTTATAAACATAATATACAACCCATTTAACATCCAAGTGACTACAAGCaatgcttgtttttaaaatgcaaattatatgcaaggatcaaaaccacaaaaacattCTTTTAGCAGTTCACAAtttacacctttaaaaaaacgttgaaaagagtAATGTTTTGCCACAGTTAAAAttaaatcttagaggaaaaataaattctacctTGACTCTGAAATGGTTTTAATTTCTGGAGAACTACGTAAACTCCCCTTATTTCTCACCAGTTCCCCTACCataagaatacttaaaaaaagaaagagaaaagaaacccatTCAAATGCTCCATACCTTCCAAGAAACACTGAAAGCTTATTTATTACGTATCTTTCTATAGTCCAGCTTATTTATTGCACCTAATTTGCCAATGCTTCCCAGGGTATTTGGGAAATAAATAGGAAACGAAACGGAGCTGGTTCTCCATTTCTGGGCGGGAGGCTGGTCCTTTGAGGACAACCTTGGGAAGGGCACTGGGGCCGGGGGACGTTGGTCACCATAACCGACAGCTGTCTGAGGGTCAAACCCCCAAGTCAGGCTGCAATGACGTCTCCAACTAAGAAACTTGTCACTGTGTGTGGACCTATTTACTGATGGTGAGCTCTGAAAGAAGGAGAGGTTCTGTTGAAGCAGGTCCCGGGGCCATCTGTGGATATCCTGGGACAGAACTGGGCCAAAGGGAGATGGACTGACAGCTGAATAAAGACAGTACAACTGTTCAGAGGCCCCTTGCTCAGCGAAATGACTGACAGGGAACTGCATTCTCTCGTCAGGGGAGGGTCTTTGCAAGCAGGTGACGACTTGCCTGGGAGGCTGAGCATCCCAGGTGTACTGGCTGGGGGGGGGTTGCAACCAGTGCCCCCAGCCACAAAGCTGGGGTGAGCTGCCAGGAAggaatggtggggggagggcttaTGGCTGTTTTAAGAGATACTGATCACTGAATTACCATATTTCAAATTTGACCCCGGAATGTCTGAAGATCACCATTACTGAAAAAACGAACGGGAGCCACCTGaggcatttttcttttgcatagAGAGTGATCTCGTTACCTTTAGTCTGGTAACATGTAAATGACAGTGCACCCTGTACCTTTCTTGACTGGACAGAGGTGGCCCAGgacttcttaaaatatattccCGACCTCTATGAAATCAGTTTTGCTTCTATTCGACTTTGATTTGCACTATCAATCGTGCTGGTCGCCAGATCCGTAACAACAAAAGTGCCGTCTGTGTGCCTGATGTAAGATATGCTTAGAATAAAACACAGTTCTGCCCAAGTTCAGCACAAGACAAAAATGTGACTGTCCCATATATTGTGTTACGCATTCCCCGAGTCCTACCCACCTGGGAGAGGCATAAGCAATAAAGCACTAGGTCGCAGACTAGTAACAGCCAGTTTTAGGAACAAGAACTAACATCAACCACCACACCGcttaagaacatttaaaaagtcgAAATATGTTAaagttcaaaaaagaaagaaaagaacaaaaacaaaaacaaaacccaaccacAAAACTCTAGGAGCCTGGACCCTCCATACCTGCCTGGCACCAATGGACAAAGCCACAGAAGCCAGGAGGTTTTTTTCTAATCGGTCTGGAACACGCAAGCCAAAGCGACTCCTCGCTTGCCAATGCCAGTAGCTGTGCCTCCGTGTCCAGGCAGCTGTGCacccctctttctgcctcactTTACGCAGATCAGGCAAAAGGAAAACGAGACAGCCATTTAACTAAgctccaaaaacaaaagcaaaacagaaaaaaaaaacccaaccttcttcaaatacatatgtaaaaatattttttaaacacccCCAAGTACAAGCCAATCTTGCCCAAGAAAACTCACAGGCTCTGGGGATCCATCTGTCAATGAAAGTCCCAGGAGTCTCACATCAGTATGAACCGACAACTTTTAATGCATTAGTCCAATATGGTTAAGAACAAGTAACCTCTGATATTTCAGAGTCGccaaacatggaaaataaaatgtgagaactTGGTGAGGTTTTTCTCCCTGATCCCTTTATGCACTTGCACTCCATAAATAAGAAGCCCCAGGTCACAGTCCCTGCGTGCTCGGAAAGAGGCCTGGGTGTCGCAGATCACGGTCAGCCTTAGACCAAACACTCACTGAAGGCTTTGAGGATAGATGGGATCTGCAAATCACAATGTCCTGAACACGGCAGGAAGGAGGGCTCTCGAGGAAAGGAGAGTCTCAAATCCCTTTGTGAAGAATGGGGTGCCTGCAAACCAGCGAGCGAGTTCAAACAAATCCTGTAACGGAGCCGTCTGGTGACTCAGGAGCGAGTACTTCGAAAGCTCCCCCAGACGCCAAGCGGACATGCTACCCGTGTCCCACCCAGACTGTCCTGCCTGTCAGTCTGTAACCCGGCACTGGAGCCAGTTACTTTTGCTAACTGGGGCATCGTTCTCTGCTGGACGCTCTGTGGGGTCAGAAAGAGGAAATGCCTGTCTTCGGCACAGGCTAATTTGCCTTGCTTATCTTTTCCTCGGCATCAGATGAGCTGTGGacgaaaataaaatgcaaaaaaaaaaaaaaaaaaaaaaagagcacagagATAAAGCGTGAAGTACGTGGAGACCCGGAACAGCAgcagcaaggggtggggggtaggggggcgaCCCGGCTGGGCAGACAGCGCACAAAGATGAGCCGCAAGGGTCCAATGGGAGGTGACTGGGCACGGAGTGACTTTCAGGTGACTGATTTTCCACATCCCGGGGAGGGAGGCGCGGCCCCTCCAGGCAGCCGGATCACGCTCCTGGTTGCATCATTTCGAAGCCACTGCCCTCCAGCTTCTCCAGCACTGCCCGCAAGGCTGGTTCCCGCCCAGGCCCTTCCCACACTGGTCTCCTGCTCCGACCCTCGAGGCCGCCGCAGGTGCCGAGCAGACCAGCACCCCGCATCTACCCTGGCGTGTGAAACCAGTCGTGAGATCTAACCCTGGCTGGGTTTTGCTGGCTTCAGAAAAAAGTGAGTAGgatcctttctttttcaaaaactgtGCCTAATGGCAGTTCAGCTGCTCTCTGGCTCCGTCTCCGCCTGCCTGTGACTGCAGCTAGACTTCCCAGGACCCACTCAGCCGCGCTCTGTCACGCACAGTCACTAGTAGTAGGGCCCTAGCTTTTCGTATCCTAAATAACTAGGCCACTCTGGAAACAGACCGTAGGAACACCGAGGGCTTCCAAACTGGTCAAAGGATATTCCAAAATCTGGTCCGTTCTGTGGCTCGGCTGTTCCCTGAGAGGATTTCAGTTCAGCCCGGATGATCCTATagtttttgcctttgttgctGTCCCAGTAAGTCTGTCCGCGGCACTCAAAGCACACAGCAAACTCTATTCTCTCGTAAGACTGAACTTTCTCAGGTAAGCTAATGTCAAAGGAGAACGTGTCCCTGTCTGAACCAGCGTAAGTGTCCTTCACATACCAACAGGGAAAGTCTGTGAAGCTTTTCCAAGTGTCAAATGTCATCCGTATTTTCACCGTCTTCTCAAACGCCAGGTTCTGCACTTTCACTGTGCCAGCAATCGCTCTGTCTTTCAGCACACAGTTTTCAAGGCATACGTGGTCGGTCTGAAGCCGATTTCTAAAGTCTAAGTAATCTGCGGAAGGCTGTGAAAAATCCAGAACAAAGCTCTCGCTCTCTGCTGTCGTCAGACTCACAATGTTGTCTAGGAGCTCAGTGATGTTAAACGGAATATCTAATGGGTCATCGAATTCCGAGAACACTTTGACCATTGTCAGGGCCAGCCCTTGGTTGTCTGCGAAGGACACCCGCTTTTTCACCTTCTTCTCCTGCACGGTGGGGGCCACCATTCCGCCGGCTTCATCCTTGCTGCTCAGCTGAATGCAAGGCCTCAGTGGTTTGCTTGGCTTTGGCGAAGCCTTGAAGGCGAACCTCTCTCTGCGCAAGGAAGGGGCCATGCAGCTGTACCTGCACTCTATGTCCACAGCCATCATTGGGTTAGAGGAACAGGCTAGAACCCTggcaaaaggggaaagaaagaaacggCCGTGAGATCAGACAGAAGTTAAACTCCTCATTCGAACAGGGACTGGCAAACAATGTCTGCCTTCAGCTCtggcccagcccctctccccccctcccaccccctccgcTGTGGTTCCGTATTAACTCAAGTGTGATCCAGCAAGACTTTGGGTTCAGGGGACATTAAGACTGTAAAGTGGGGTGAAAAAGAGGACTGGggtcaaaacaaatgaaaaaacaaactattttcaCAGGTTTTTCTGTCGGGATTTCTTGGGGGGCCTCACATGCCAGAGCGTCTTGGGGAATACTGAAAAGAACAGGCGGTCTGCAAGAGTTCCCAAACTTATCTAACTAAGGAATCCTTTTTTTGTGGAACAGCTTGCGGAACACATGTTCTGAGGAACACACTTTGGTAAAGACGGCTTtaataggataaaaataaatgaactcatgCCACGAATATTGGTAGTACCTATATGCCAGATAGTATGCTAGACACTGAGATTCAATGGGGAACACAGA encodes:
- the PPP1R3B gene encoding protein phosphatase 1 regulatory subunit 3B isoform X1; amino-acid sequence: MCTSALMSCTRVLACSSNPMMAVDIECRYSCMAPSLRRERFAFKASPKPSKPLRPCIQLSSKDEAGGMVAPTVQEKKVKKRVSFADNQGLALTMVKVFSEFDDPLDIPFNITELLDNIVSLTTAESESFVLDFSQPSADYLDFRNRLQTDHVCLENCVLKDRAIAGTVKVQNLAFEKTVKIRMTFDTWKSFTDFPCWYVKDTYAGSDRDTFSFDISLPEKVQSYERIEFAVCFECRGQTYWDSNKGKNYRIIRAELKSSQGTAEPQNGPDFGISFDQFGSPRCSYGLFPEWPSYLGYEKLGPYY
- the PPP1R3B gene encoding protein phosphatase 1 regulatory subunit 3B isoform X2 codes for the protein MMAVDIECRYSCMAPSLRRERFAFKASPKPSKPLRPCIQLSSKDEAGGMVAPTVQEKKVKKRVSFADNQGLALTMVKVFSEFDDPLDIPFNITELLDNIVSLTTAESESFVLDFSQPSADYLDFRNRLQTDHVCLENCVLKDRAIAGTVKVQNLAFEKTVKIRMTFDTWKSFTDFPCWYVKDTYAGSDRDTFSFDISLPEKVQSYERIEFAVCFECRGQTYWDSNKGKNYRIIRAELKSSQGTAEPQNGPDFGISFDQFGSPRCSYGLFPEWPSYLGYEKLGPYY